In Sebastes umbrosus isolate fSebUmb1 chromosome 15, fSebUmb1.pri, whole genome shotgun sequence, the genomic window ACAGGGTGGCTCCTACCCCCCGGGCAAAGCAGGACCCGTCCACCTGGACGAGCTGAACTGtaccagcagagaggagaacctGTGGGCCTGTCCGGCCGCTCAGGACGAGCCTGACTGCGGACACAAAGAGGACGCTGGAGTCGTGTGCTCAGGTCCAGTTTAGAAAACCTATTCATACAAAGGCCtactgcaaaaaacaacaacataaaaataacTGTTCGGTAGCATGAATagaaatttaaaacattaaatgagaaagttaaagggactgtttgtaagtatcagaaatgcttgttaacagcatcacctgtggccgttaagtcaacgaaagtcagcgtcctgttgctcgggctcACTCTTGCTCTAcatggacatgaacgagcatcgctcaaaacagtgaggcgacacacgtcagctaaaagcacaatatcactctatatttcagctgcttggcagtaatgttagctgaccagacgaaggtctctccatgaatcaatgctgatcctagtgttggcttttcctgcttcagcctcccgaccgcggccggagggaacaggggagacgtcggagttttggtcggagacgataacgtttctctctacggagctccgtcacttcacaagacacgggaaacctctgttggtctggaggagctgcagcagttatttctgcacaaacgtccactgtacattcactagatattctcagagctacgaagtcttctgcagtgtgtagtgtgcgcccatgcacgtgagagtggagcgagctgagtgaaggcaagcagacaggcagaggagctgagtacagcagagactccggccctggagaccaaagctacggtctcccccgcgtccttcgaccgcggccaacactgtttaacagacgggcttcactagatacaaccaagaggttttggtgcttccgtgtagtttgtgttggagtctgagtctgaacagcgtagtcaCACGCGAGCGCTCATGGAACACCGACCAGGATGAGGTGCTTCGAGCTAAATGCAAACATCTTAGTGTagctagttagcatgctaacatttgctaataatTAGCACTGATTGAACAGAAACTGGCCTACAggtgaggctgatgggaattagttttgcaggtattttgttataaactaaagtatttttttaaattgtattatataATTACAATTAGATATAAAATGgtgtgtattaataataatgtataatctTCTGGCAATCcttccaatagttgttgagacatttcactcaaaaccacaaatgtgaacctcatggtggcgctagaggaaacgttaagggatcaccaaagtcagggggattcatcctctggggaacatgaatgtctgtacaaagttTTATGGCAAACTATCTAATTCTATCTAATTCTTCTAATCTGacaaagtggtggacagacagaccaacattgccatGTAGTCAAATTGACTGTACATTTTTCCATTAAACACCCACCTTATGTAGGTTATAACTTTAAATGTAAACTACCCTCAGGTTCATAAAATCCccaaagaaaaaataacaagtACATGACTTCAGTGTCTTCAATGGTGATATCATAAAGGGAATTATTCACACAACATTAATCTACTTCAGAGAATACTGTATTTATCTTCCTCtaattctcctcctcttcctctgcagagATGAAAGCAGTCAGACTGACTGGAGGTCTGGACCGTTGCTCTGGTAAAGTGGAGGTCCACCGTAATGGCAGCTGGGGTGCGGTGTGTGATAACTGCTGGAATAAAGACATGGCCTCCATGGTGTGCTCCATGCTGCAGTGTGGTGAACCGCTGAAATTCTCTcagtttcttcctcctctcgcCCTCAACAACGGGACACAGTGGTTTTACCAATGCAGTTCAAATATGCAGAATCTGTGGCAGTGCATGGAGTTCGTCAACAAACCACATCTGTGCATGTCCGCTAAAGCATCCGGCGTCATCTGTAATGGTGAGTGAcacagtgtctgtgtttgttaaTGAAGTAACAACAACATAGGTATAGGTCTAGAGTTGGCTTCGTATTAGGCAACAAGACCTGATGTCTTGGCTTTGACACAGTAAAATAGGGGGAACAGCACATGAAAATGGTTTGGCAGAAATATTCATCTTTTTATACTTatacaaaatgaacaaaacatgaatcaaaagcagcaacatgttttttattattttaatacagatAATTTTCATTTGTTTCCAGCTATTTTTgagtataaaaatatattctcatttcattatttgacttttttgtcaataaatcaataaatagctGGTGACTTACAGATGtcttttaaattatgttttgatCATAGCTATATAACGAGATGGATAAACCCCTCTGTAAATCTTCAAGATTTTAGCTATTTGTAAGACCGGACCAGAATTCTGCACTCAATTTTTATCAACTGAAAATTTAAACTAACATACAAATGTTTGCACTTTCAGGTGATATTTTTTCACTTTCCATTAAGTAATAACGAAGGCCATAGTTATGgtgtaaaaaaaattgcatttgtgtcctaaataattatttaaatttaaattttgctAAGACGAAAGCTCTTTTTGAAAAACACGTATTCTCCTGCGATACTTCCGTTTAAAGTTTTAGAGATTTGAGTCATGATTACATAATTGTCAGAGAACAGTTTCCTTCATGTTTAGACagctttctttaaaaaaatctttaaattacaatattttattcCCAACCCCAATCTCCCTGCATTTTTTGGCTTGCTGTTCAGTATTTACACAATCATGTAATTCTAATAGAAATCTGAAATTCACGTCAAGCTCATTCTGCTTATGTAAATAAAACGGTGaatcctttcttttctttatttgtcagcTCACATCCAGATTGGGTTGAACTTAAAAATATGATACTTTTGTCCTGCAGGTTCCCTGGGGTTTCCTtcagccaccaccaccaccacacctaATGTAACTGTAATGACCGACTGGACGACCGGTAAATATATTAGCTTTTTATCTTACTTAaaacagacatactgtatatcacattATGTTTATAAATGATACTTTCAATATTCTAAGTAGGACAACAAAATATGGCTCAGTATGTTTTAAAAGTCACATGAACAAACACTGAGAATTATAACCAACCATGTGATTCTTTAATAAACTACCAGAAAGTATGAGAATgatgtgtattttttctttctgtccatcCCAAAAGGTGTAACCTCAGACGGTTGTGCTAAAGGATTCTCATTAGGTTCTACACTGCTTCTCAGCATCATTGCTCTGGCTCTTCTCCTCCTCGTGGTTCTCATTACAAACTCGATGCTCTGCTGCCATTACAGGAGAAGACACGGTTGGTTCTCCTCACCTCAAGTCTGTGCTAcagtctcactgctctcatgaTTTCAGTACCTCTGCACCTGATTTACGATCAGTTCTAGAAACTAAGGTTTGCTTTTGACACCAGGAGCTGTGAACAGAATCAGTGAAATCATCATATTCTGTTTTTGATTATTATGAGGCTTCAGTTACAGATACCTTGTGCTCTTCATCAGattaaagtaaatgaaaaacAGCATGTGTTCTTCGATATACTTCTGATCATGTTCATTCTACAAACATTTTTGCCTTAATATCCTTCATCAGAGTGGTAGAGGagctttttctttaaaaaaaaataatcaattcagaatgtctttatatttaaaaaaaacccaacttaaatatttgcatatatttgtatattaatgcaactttttaTGAACAATATTAACATATTCAAAGAGTCTGGATTTTTGAATGAAGCATTAGATGTGTTTTAAGAATACAAGGTTCAAGGTAATTGAACTTTTCtcaggaaaataaaacacatcagacaaattattattcaaatgtCTTAAAACATGTCTGAGAGGATCTGTAATCTCAACAACAGACTACATATCAACAAAGTCTCCATCTCACGTGTCCTGAAAATATTCCAACAGTATTCCAGTTTTTCAAAACACAGCATACTGTATCTAATTTAATCCCAACTCTTCAGTCTATTGATACCTCCAACTCTcatttttaagataaaaaatcCTTCTGTCAGACAGTAGACATTCCAGACAGTTAATCACACAGCGTGAATTAAATAAGATAATAATTCTCTATATCTTGGTAATTGTGTCCGCAGCGTACTTGCTCCAGCAGACTCGCACCAACCCACGACCTCCCTCTGAACATCATCACAACAGCTACCAAGACGCTGTCGACCTCGTCAAGGTCACTTCCAACCCACTGCAGACAGAAGGTCAGGGACTGAACATTTCCaacaatatgataaataaaaagactGAATGTGTGAGCAGAATTTAATACATTGGATACTAACACAACttactcttttctttctttacaccatatatgtatttatatacatgCACAAGTTGCAGAATTGTGCAGCGTTTACACCGGAAATAGTCGTCTCATGAAgtcattttctttgtgtttgtctctaAAAGTCCCCTCCAATCCCAGGTATCTTTGGACCCAGCTTAGTAGTGTTGACAGCACGTCAGTAGATACAGACTATGAGCAGTATGAGCCAAACAATGACCCGTCTGTCCCTTTATCAACCTTTCGGAGTGAGCTAtgttcttttatttccttttgtaTTCATTCCTGTATGCTTCTCAGTCTTTGCCTCTCAAGATCTTCTCTCCCTGTTCTGCTGCATGTTGCGGTTGAAGCTGCTCtgccatgcatgtgtgtgtgtgcggtctTTGCAGATCAATGCTGTTTGCACCGAATGCTTGCAGGATGGTTTGTGATTAAAACAATGCCTCCTGTGCATCGTGTTGTATCCAGATTCTCAGAGGTACAGAGCAGACGTGAACCCTTTGATGAGGCCCTCAGGTCTCGACAGCCTCTTCGAGGAAGGTGAGTCACTGTTGGATGCCACAGAAACAAAGATGTTACACAGATctcaaatacacacaataatatGTAATCGTCTGTGAGGCAGAGGATGGCACAAACATTGAGAGAATTAACCATGACATATTACATTTTCTCgcaacaaacattaaaacacttttttctgttttagtttAAACTATAGACCTACATGATCCCTTTCACAAgagataattaatttaatttgtatttttttaattattcttgTGTCTTTAATATTACATTCTAATTTTCATTTTGCAGCCCCTGAACCCGCAGAGGAAGTGATGGGAGTCTTTAATGGCGACCCCGCAGAGGCTCAATATGCCAGAGTGTCAAGGATCACAGTGGACTCATTTGATACCTCCAGCACCTCCTCCGGGGAATGCtacgaaaacacaaacaacggctATGTCAAGGTCACTCCCGGTCAGTCGGAGTTATTCACCTGCTTCCCTTCAGCCAGTACCTTGTTGTAACGTTGCCGTAAAAATTAACTAAGGGACTGTACACAAATGAATTGTACGGAAATGAAGCTGAGCTAACTGGCTGTTGGTTTCAGTCTTCTCTtgtaactcttggcaagaaagggAATTAACTAAACTAATTTATTCCTTTAAGATTTGAAATTAGGCTCCACCATGATAAACTCCTTCCTATTTCAGTTAATAGTGGGTGAGGGTGTTGCAGCTCTTTTCTTTCTAAAGAAAATGATAACACTGGGCAGCGTTAAGCTTTTTAAATATAAGATTCAGCAATATTTTTTGGTATGGTCCCTAAACTAAATCTGTGGGTATTTACAGCTTAGAGTCAAGAAAAACACACTCGTGACTTAGAGGAAGGAGGATGTGAAAGACAAAAGCCAACCTGAAACTGTCTCAAAAAGGTTTTCACACGATAGATACAGTAGTGTAGTGTTGTCACTTGTGCTCTCACAAATTACAGAGCCAGGAGCAGGCCAGTCATCTGTTGCCAATGATGCTTTTGACCCTTCGAGGTTCACCTACAGCAAAGATCAACTTTACCCCGGACAAGAAACCAACCTGCAGAATTCAGGTAAATTTCATTAATGTGACACTTGTGGAAAAAATGTgatcattatcatcacatttgCTGATCTTTATTATTGTCCGATCATTAGGTGATGAAGATGACGGCCCCCTCTACTCTCCTGTGAGCCCCGACCAAAACTCTTCATCTGACGATGACTACGATGACATCGACACAGCATAGTAACCAGAGGAGGTAACTCACAGACCAGGGATTGTGGAACGGAAGCTGCAAAACTGCAGTGAAAGGaaacatgtactgtactgtgaGACCAACAACCTGTTTAGACTGAGTAAACCCAATGAACCCATTTAGTGATTTACAGGCTAAAAAAAgtctacacatttaaaactggACTAAATTTGGTTAAAAAGTGTAGGTTTAGGTTACTTATAACCATTGTTTCAACAGCATTACAATGGCTACACTTCCTTGTGTGCAATAGACAACACTGGAATGCTGTTGATAGAGTTATATGTGGCCTGGGGATCTAAAAATTAAACCAAATTCAGACAAATTTTGACCCAGATTTCATCACTGACTTTTGACCTGCAACTTACTAAATTACTCTTTCC contains:
- the LOC119503046 gene encoding T-cell differentiation antigen CD6-like isoform X1, with amino-acid sequence MKLVKCILIVQLSCLCQALQNTSTQTDPTDVQVTAEGNNTRGIIQEEFNSDPYVHKLAGKCSFTLRMRGNRSSDVVALPADSIDTLAEQMCQDLDCGSVYHVDKSSSPPSATCYHDCLYRDGRLQNCSQSVGGNCTVIAEAVCGHQAVRLAASSDRCAGRVELWRDGRWGTVCDDRWDLRDADVVCAQLGCGYALRVTGQGGSYPPGKAGPVHLDELNCTSREENLWACPAAQDEPDCGHKEDAGVVCSEMKAVRLTGGLDRCSGKVEVHRNGSWGAVCDNCWNKDMASMVCSMLQCGEPLKFSQFLPPLALNNGTQWFYQCSSNMQNLWQCMEFVNKPHLCMSAKASGVICNGSLGFPSATTTTTPNVTVMTDWTTGVTSDGCAKGFSLGSTLLLSIIALALLLLVVLITNSMLCCHYRRRHAYLLQQTRTNPRPPSEHHHNSYQDAVDLVKVTSNPLQTEVPSNPRYLWTQLSSVDSTSVDTDYEQYEPNNDPSVPLSTFRNSQRYRADVNPLMRPSGLDSLFEEAPEPAEEVMGVFNGDPAEAQYARVSRITVDSFDTSSTSSGECYENTNNGYVKVTPEPGAGQSSVANDAFDPSRFTYSKDQLYPGQETNLQNSGDEDDGPLYSPVSPDQNSSSDDDYDDIDTA
- the LOC119503046 gene encoding scavenger receptor cysteine-rich type 1 protein M130-like isoform X2 translates to MKLVKCILIVQLSCLCQALQNTSTQTDPTDVQVTAEGNNTRGIIQEEFNSDPYVHKLAGKCSFTLRMRGNRSSDVVALPADSIDTLAEQMCQDLDCGSVYHVDKSSSPPSATCYHDCLYRDGRLQNCSQSVGGNCTVIAEAVCGHQAVRLAASSDRCAGRVELWRDGRWGTVCDDRWDLRDADVVCAQLGCGYALRVTGQGGSYPPGKAGPVHLDELNCTSREENLWACPAAQDEPDCGHKEDAGVVCSEMKAVRLTGGLDRCSGKVEVHRNGSWGAVCDNCWNKDMASMVCSMLQCGEPLKFSQFLPPLALNNGTQWFYQCSSNMQNLWQCMEFVNKPHLCMSAKASGVICNGSLGFPSATTTTTPNVTVMTDWTTGVTSDGCAKGFSLGSTLLLSIIALALLLLVVLITNSMLCCHYRRRHAYLLQQTRTNPRPPSEHHHNSYQDAVDLVKVTSNPLQTEDSQRYRADVNPLMRPSGLDSLFEEAPEPAEEVMGVFNGDPAEAQYARVSRITVDSFDTSSTSSGECYENTNNGYVKVTPEPGAGQSSVANDAFDPSRFTYSKDQLYPGQETNLQNSGDEDDGPLYSPVSPDQNSSSDDDYDDIDTA